Proteins from a genomic interval of Cupriavidus sp. WKF15:
- a CDS encoding phosphate acetyltransferase, with protein sequence MNAKHEKYQRLIDYCKSLPPTPTAVAHPCDRSSLEGAVEAARLGLIAPILVGPRERIEEAAGASEIDISPYPLVDAEHSHAAAAAAVRLVREGKAEALMKGSLHTDELMGAVVRSDSGLRTARRISHCFVMDVPGHEDALIITDAAVNIAPTLEEKADILQNAIDLAHALQVGEVRVAILSAMETVNPKVPSTIEAAALCKMVDRHQITGAVVDGPLALDNAINLDAARIKKIDSPVAGRANVLLVPDLDAGNMLAKSLTFLAGADAAGIVLGARVPIILTSRADAVMTRLASCAVAALVAKARRESGQVQG encoded by the coding sequence GTGAATGCCAAACACGAGAAGTACCAGCGTCTGATCGACTACTGCAAGTCTCTTCCGCCCACACCCACCGCGGTCGCCCATCCTTGCGACCGGAGTTCGCTGGAGGGCGCGGTCGAGGCGGCGCGCCTGGGCCTGATTGCGCCGATCCTGGTCGGGCCTCGCGAGCGCATCGAGGAGGCCGCCGGTGCCAGCGAGATCGATATCAGCCCGTATCCCCTCGTCGATGCCGAGCACAGCCACGCCGCCGCTGCCGCCGCGGTGCGCCTGGTTCGCGAAGGCAAGGCCGAGGCCCTGATGAAGGGCAGCCTGCATACCGACGAACTGATGGGGGCCGTGGTCAGGAGTGACAGCGGCTTGCGCACGGCCCGGCGGATCAGCCACTGCTTCGTGATGGATGTGCCCGGCCACGAGGACGCGTTGATCATCACTGACGCCGCGGTCAACATCGCACCGACGCTGGAGGAGAAGGCGGATATCCTCCAGAACGCTATTGACCTGGCGCATGCGCTTCAGGTCGGCGAAGTACGGGTTGCGATCCTGTCGGCCATGGAAACGGTCAATCCCAAGGTACCGTCCACCATCGAGGCGGCCGCGCTGTGCAAGATGGTCGACCGACACCAGATAACCGGTGCGGTGGTCGACGGGCCGCTTGCGCTGGACAACGCCATCAACCTGGACGCCGCGCGCATCAAGAAGATCGACTCACCGGTGGCCGGGCGCGCCAACGTGCTGCTGGTACCGGACCTGGATGCCGGCAATATGCTCGCCAAGAGCCTGACATTCCTGGCCGGTGCCGATGCCGCGGGCATCGTGCTGGGCGCGCGGGTACCCATCATCCTGACCAGCCGCGCCGATGCAGTCATGACGCGCCTGGCGTCATGCGCGGTGGCGGCGCTGGTGGCGAAAGCGCGCCGGGAATCCGGTCAGGTACAGGGGTGA
- a CDS encoding DUF3141 domain-containing protein: MDAGKKLAHAREVGVKTGVVLQKRLKHAQEAFSHRVQEAMAAEATTPAAWIAPADPMNCYAYAVDSMQRAILFWDTIRQRGNNFVENAVQGLKPVLHFDYETVLDGRSFARPVNYALLRITPPAGVTIDNGRRPYVIIDPRAGHGPGIGGFKDDSQVGVALRAGHPVYFVIFFRDPEPGQTLLDVCEAEQQFIRKVRALHPDSEKPAIIGNCQGGWAAMMLAASDPDDTGPIVINGAPMSYWGGAWSEGEGDNPMRYSGGLLGGTWLSSLTADLGNGKFDGAWLVQNFENLNPANSLWDKYYNLYRKADTEPPRFLEFEHWWGGYYLMNREEIEWITRNLFVGNKLWSGDVKDAGGKGFDLRDIKAPIVLFASMGDNITPPQQAFNWVVDVYGSTEEIKARGQVIVGMMHQDIGHLGIFVSGKVAQKEHAQIVSVLRSIELLPPGLYGMVIHERKSNGGVEYEVEFREHSLEEIAQRLNRFERADEKPFEAVAALSEFNQRAYELFAQPFVQAMSNEATARMLREFHPLRMQNWAFSDMNPWMAWLGTAANAVKANRQALDADHPLRKREQAGAEMLSAGLDAYRAVRDAMTEATFFNLYANMLSLIPQEKTSHAGRPAVTEPRELPEVKAALASIEQGGYAEALARMACLLKRQGEPLPLSRLELRKELVTDYAELLPELLPEAWRRIRGQQELITLYAPEQALQTLPLLLRDSADRERLQALAEKLRADERVLGSQPTPEQAAMLERIRSVLSVKPERPRRNAVPLARAS, translated from the coding sequence ATGGACGCAGGAAAGAAGTTGGCTCACGCCCGTGAAGTGGGCGTCAAGACGGGCGTGGTGCTGCAAAAGCGCCTGAAGCATGCGCAGGAGGCGTTCAGTCATCGCGTGCAGGAAGCGATGGCCGCAGAGGCGACGACGCCCGCTGCCTGGATCGCTCCCGCGGATCCGATGAACTGCTATGCCTACGCGGTCGACAGCATGCAGCGTGCCATCCTGTTCTGGGACACGATCAGGCAGCGTGGCAACAACTTTGTCGAGAATGCGGTCCAGGGCCTCAAGCCGGTCCTGCACTTCGATTACGAAACCGTGCTGGATGGCCGCAGCTTCGCCCGCCCGGTCAACTATGCGCTGCTGAGGATTACACCGCCAGCGGGCGTTACCATCGACAACGGCCGCCGTCCCTACGTCATCATCGATCCGCGTGCCGGCCACGGCCCGGGAATCGGCGGCTTCAAGGATGACTCCCAGGTCGGCGTGGCATTGCGCGCGGGCCACCCGGTCTACTTTGTCATCTTCTTTCGTGACCCGGAGCCGGGGCAAACGCTGCTGGACGTATGCGAGGCCGAGCAGCAATTCATCAGGAAGGTGCGTGCATTGCATCCTGATAGTGAAAAGCCCGCCATCATCGGCAATTGCCAGGGAGGCTGGGCCGCCATGATGCTCGCCGCATCGGATCCGGACGACACCGGGCCCATTGTCATCAACGGCGCGCCGATGTCTTACTGGGGCGGCGCCTGGAGCGAAGGCGAAGGTGACAACCCGATGCGCTACTCGGGTGGCCTGCTCGGCGGGACCTGGCTGTCGTCCCTGACGGCTGACCTGGGCAACGGCAAGTTCGATGGTGCCTGGCTGGTGCAGAATTTCGAGAACCTGAATCCGGCCAACAGCTTGTGGGACAAGTACTACAACCTGTACCGCAAGGCCGATACCGAGCCGCCGCGCTTCCTGGAGTTCGAACACTGGTGGGGCGGCTACTACCTGATGAACCGCGAAGAGATCGAATGGATCACGCGCAACCTCTTCGTGGGCAACAAGCTGTGGAGCGGGGACGTCAAGGATGCCGGCGGAAAGGGCTTCGATCTGCGCGACATCAAGGCTCCCATCGTGCTGTTTGCCTCGATGGGGGACAACATCACTCCGCCGCAACAGGCATTCAACTGGGTGGTGGATGTCTATGGCAGCACTGAAGAGATCAAGGCCCGGGGGCAGGTCATCGTCGGGATGATGCACCAGGACATCGGCCACCTCGGCATCTTCGTCTCCGGTAAGGTCGCGCAGAAGGAGCATGCGCAGATTGTTTCCGTGCTGCGAAGCATCGAGTTGTTGCCTCCGGGGCTCTACGGCATGGTGATCCACGAGCGCAAGTCCAATGGCGGCGTCGAGTATGAGGTCGAGTTCCGCGAACATTCGCTCGAAGAGATCGCGCAAAGGCTCAACCGCTTCGAGCGCGCTGACGAGAAGCCGTTCGAAGCCGTCGCTGCGCTGTCCGAATTCAACCAGCGTGCCTATGAACTCTTCGCCCAGCCGTTCGTGCAGGCCATGTCGAACGAGGCGACGGCACGGATGCTGCGCGAGTTCCATCCGCTGCGGATGCAGAACTGGGCGTTCTCGGACATGAACCCGTGGATGGCCTGGCTGGGTACCGCCGCCAATGCGGTCAAGGCGAACCGGCAGGCGCTGGACGCCGACCATCCGCTGCGCAAGCGTGAGCAGGCCGGCGCGGAGATGCTCAGCGCGGGCCTCGACGCCTATCGTGCCGTGCGCGATGCCATGACGGAAGCCACCTTCTTCAATCTGTACGCGAACATGCTCTCGTTGATTCCGCAGGAGAAGACGTCGCATGCCGGTCGGCCAGCGGTTACCGAGCCACGGGAACTGCCGGAGGTCAAGGCAGCGCTCGCATCGATCGAGCAGGGCGGCTACGCCGAGGCACTTGCCCGGATGGCCTGCCTGCTCAAACGGCAGGGCGAGCCGTTGCCGCTGTCGAGGCTCGAGTTGCGCAAGGAGCTGGTGACGGACTACGCGGAACTGCTGCCGGAATTACTGCCAGAAGCATGGCGCCGGATTCGTGGCCAGCAGGAGCTCATCACCTTGTACGCACCGGAGCAGGCGCTTCAGACGCTGCCGCTCCTTCTGCGCGACAGCGCCGATCGCGAGCGCCTGCAGGCACTCGCCGAGAAGCTCAGGGCTGACGAGCGGGTGCTCGGCAGCCAGCCGACCCCCGAACAGGCCGCGATGCTCGAGCGTATCCGTTCGGTCCTGTCGGTCAAGCCCGAGCGCCCGCGCCGCAACGCGGTGCCACTGGCGCGGGCGTCCTAA
- a CDS encoding glycine zipper family protein — translation MTPRSVPLVTAAMLLVAACTVMPSGPSVVALPGSNKTLAQFVEDDHNCRQFALGQVGGVGSHPASGAAAANSSAVSTGYSGGSGDSAQHLYDVAYIQCMYASGHRVPVYGPTLAAPPATPPADYKPTSPPPGPQGNTR, via the coding sequence ATGACGCCGCGTTCCGTTCCTCTCGTGACGGCGGCCATGCTGCTTGTGGCCGCCTGTACGGTAATGCCGTCGGGCCCCAGCGTGGTAGCGCTCCCTGGCAGCAACAAGACGCTTGCCCAATTTGTCGAGGATGACCACAACTGCCGCCAGTTCGCGCTGGGCCAGGTCGGAGGCGTGGGTTCGCATCCAGCCTCAGGCGCGGCGGCAGCGAACAGTTCAGCGGTCAGTACCGGCTATTCGGGCGGCTCAGGCGACAGTGCGCAGCACCTGTACGACGTTGCCTATATTCAGTGCATGTACGCCAGCGGACACCGGGTCCCGGTCTACGGGCCGACGCTCGCGGCGCCGCCCGCGACGCCACCGGCCGACTACAAGCCCACTTCCCCGCCGCCAGGGCCGCAAGGGAACACCCGCTGA
- a CDS encoding MlaD family protein yields MKPGIDMKAKLLFAACLLVATIAAATWYLLSSSRYATYHVYTREPVSGLMADAPVEFHGIEVGKVDSVKLVNAQTVDILVSLDKTAPVTAATVATITSRGLATRGFTGYVFIALENVGADSGQAVARPGDRYPAIPAAPSKVVTLDTAISQVNDNFQAVTALLTSILDERTIASLKQSADSLQKITQAMAEDTRKLDAIVANTERASHRIGPLMESTQQTVLTLQGQVLPESYRVLADLDNLSNSLTAVTNRINRDPSILIRGTAPSPGPGEKR; encoded by the coding sequence ATGAAACCTGGCATCGACATGAAGGCAAAGCTCCTCTTCGCGGCGTGCCTGCTTGTCGCGACGATCGCCGCAGCCACCTGGTACTTGCTCTCCAGCAGCCGATACGCGACTTACCATGTCTATACCCGGGAGCCCGTCTCCGGGCTCATGGCCGACGCGCCAGTTGAATTCCACGGCATCGAAGTGGGGAAAGTCGATAGCGTCAAGCTCGTCAACGCGCAGACAGTGGACATCCTCGTATCCCTCGACAAGACCGCCCCGGTGACTGCGGCGACCGTGGCTACGATTACTTCGCGCGGACTGGCAACACGAGGATTCACCGGATACGTGTTCATTGCGCTCGAAAACGTCGGCGCCGATTCCGGGCAAGCGGTCGCACGACCCGGCGACCGTTATCCCGCCATCCCGGCGGCGCCGTCGAAAGTCGTGACGCTCGATACAGCCATCAGCCAGGTCAACGACAATTTCCAGGCCGTTACCGCGCTGCTCACATCGATTCTCGACGAGCGGACCATCGCATCGCTGAAGCAATCCGCCGATAGTCTGCAGAAAATCACTCAGGCGATGGCGGAAGATACCAGGAAGCTCGATGCCATCGTGGCCAATACCGAGCGTGCCAGCCATCGGATCGGGCCGCTCATGGAATCGACCCAACAAACGGTGCTGACGCTTCAGGGGCAGGTTCTGCCCGAATCCTACAGGGTGCTCGCCGACCTCGATAACCTGTCGAATTCCCTCACGGCCGTCACGAACCGGATCAACCGCGACCCGTCAATCCTGATCCGCGGCACGGCGCCGTCGCCCGGGCCGGGAGAGAAGCGATGA
- a CDS encoding ABC-type transport auxiliary lipoprotein family protein produces MTRAAAIAALCIASLSGCTLFTPVDIDTKKYAVSTIPDDLPAERTHPATLLVLAPEAAPAYATSRMAYTTRKYQIAYFSQNEWVDTPAQMMQPLIMETLRRTHYFSAVLSPPHSGRHTFVLHTEIVELDQDFTSDPAVLRLTARFDLRQEATNRLITAKELSVQVPLAERTPYAGVVAANEAMGRLLRELSRLVIENAH; encoded by the coding sequence ATGACGCGGGCCGCGGCAATTGCCGCACTGTGCATCGCTTCACTTTCCGGATGCACCTTGTTCACGCCGGTAGACATCGACACAAAAAAATACGCCGTGAGCACCATCCCGGATGACCTTCCCGCCGAGCGGACGCATCCCGCGACGCTATTGGTGCTCGCTCCGGAGGCCGCACCGGCCTATGCCACGTCCCGCATGGCCTATACCACCCGGAAGTATCAGATCGCCTACTTCAGCCAGAACGAATGGGTAGACACACCTGCGCAGATGATGCAGCCGTTGATCATGGAAACACTTCGGCGCACCCACTACTTCAGCGCGGTCCTGTCTCCTCCCCATTCGGGTCGGCATACCTTCGTGCTTCACACAGAGATCGTCGAACTGGATCAGGATTTCACATCGGATCCCGCGGTGCTGCGGCTCACGGCGCGCTTCGATCTCCGGCAGGAGGCGACCAACCGGCTCATCACGGCAAAAGAGCTTTCGGTGCAGGTGCCACTCGCCGAACGAACGCCCTACGCGGGAGTCGTGGCGGCGAATGAGGCGATGGGAAGACTGTTGCGGGAGCTTTCCAGACTCGTGATCGAGAATGCGCACTGA
- a CDS encoding cytochrome b, whose product MAPIANTEDRYGLVAIVLHWSMALLMIGLAALGFYMAALPDAGFDTKKITLILYHKEFGLLAFVIFALRLGWRVTQVLPKLVEHLPEWQMVAARFVHLCFYGLMFAMPMTGWLMSSAAGIPVSFFGLFTLPDFIHRNDHLFGLFIELHKWLGYALVLLLAVHMGAALRHHIVFKDDTLRRMLP is encoded by the coding sequence ATGGCCCCGATCGCTAACACCGAAGACCGCTATGGTCTTGTCGCCATCGTGCTTCACTGGTCAATGGCCCTTCTGATGATCGGGCTTGCGGCCCTGGGGTTTTACATGGCCGCACTTCCGGATGCGGGCTTCGACACGAAGAAGATCACGCTGATTCTCTATCACAAGGAGTTCGGACTGCTGGCCTTCGTCATCTTCGCATTGCGCCTGGGCTGGCGTGTCACCCAGGTGCTCCCGAAGCTCGTCGAGCATCTGCCCGAATGGCAAATGGTAGCCGCCCGCTTTGTCCATCTTTGCTTCTATGGCCTGATGTTCGCCATGCCGATGACAGGCTGGCTGATGTCGTCGGCCGCCGGCATCCCGGTTTCGTTCTTTGGGCTTTTTACACTGCCCGATTTCATTCACCGCAACGACCATCTGTTCGGCCTGTTCATCGAACTCCACAAATGGCTGGGATACGCGCTCGTTCTCTTGCTAGCCGTCCATATGGGTGCCGCCCTGCGGCACCATATCGTGTTCAAGGATGACACCCTGCGCAGAATGCTCCCTTAG
- a CDS encoding DUF1501 domain-containing protein, which translates to MKRREWLKTMGSAGLALALPAVVSRVYALPAQADARFLLVFLRGAYDAASVLVPAGSDFYYASRPNIAIRRPVPAGAERDPAAAIALAPAFAADSGRRGIGDWALHPALADTVLPLWNQQQLAFVPFAGTHDMSRSHFETQDSIESGASGTGDDRHEAASQRASLRGSGFLNRLAQSMGGRAAPVAFTDGLPLVLSGSQDVPNVSLKGTGRTPFDARQTHALAQMYRGTRFESLIDEGFELRQTVAEQAQAMQARAVVAGAMDSAAARMQDMQAANRRSLSARGFEVEARRMAGLMRDKFNLGFVDVGGWDTHSGQGAAQGQLANLLDNLGRGLAGFAQEMGPTWGKTTVVVVSEFGRTFRENGSRGTDHGHGTVYWVAGGAVRGGRIAGEQVAVEPGTLNQNRDYPVLNEYRAMLGGIFRRLYGLDDARLAQVFPGGGTADLGLV; encoded by the coding sequence ATGAAACGTCGGGAATGGCTCAAGACAATGGGCAGTGCCGGCCTGGCGCTGGCCTTGCCCGCGGTGGTGTCGCGCGTCTATGCGCTGCCGGCGCAGGCGGACGCGCGCTTCCTGCTGGTGTTCCTGCGCGGCGCCTATGACGCCGCCAGCGTGCTGGTGCCCGCCGGCAGCGATTTCTACTACGCCTCGCGGCCCAATATCGCCATCCGGCGGCCGGTGCCCGCTGGTGCCGAACGCGATCCCGCGGCGGCCATCGCGCTGGCGCCGGCCTTTGCGGCCGATAGTGGCCGCCGCGGCATCGGCGACTGGGCGCTGCACCCGGCCCTGGCCGACACCGTGCTGCCACTGTGGAACCAGCAGCAGCTCGCCTTTGTGCCGTTTGCCGGCACCCACGACATGTCGCGCAGCCACTTCGAGACCCAGGACAGCATCGAATCCGGCGCGTCGGGCACCGGCGATGACCGCCATGAAGCGGCGTCACAGCGGGCGTCGCTGCGCGGCAGTGGCTTCCTGAACCGGCTGGCGCAGTCGATGGGCGGGCGCGCGGCGCCGGTGGCCTTCACCGATGGCTTGCCCCTGGTGCTGTCCGGCAGCCAGGACGTGCCCAATGTCTCGCTCAAGGGGACGGGCCGTACGCCGTTCGACGCGCGGCAGACACACGCGCTCGCGCAGATGTACCGCGGCACGCGCTTCGAGTCGCTGATCGACGAAGGATTCGAACTGCGCCAGACCGTAGCCGAGCAGGCGCAGGCGATGCAGGCCCGCGCCGTCGTGGCGGGCGCGATGGACAGCGCGGCCGCGCGCATGCAGGACATGCAGGCGGCCAACCGCCGTTCCCTGAGCGCGCGTGGCTTCGAGGTCGAGGCGCGCCGCATGGCGGGGCTGATGCGCGACAAGTTCAACCTCGGCTTCGTCGACGTCGGTGGCTGGGATACGCACTCCGGTCAGGGGGCCGCGCAGGGCCAGCTGGCGAACCTGCTCGACAATCTCGGACGCGGGCTTGCCGGGTTTGCACAGGAGATGGGGCCGACGTGGGGCAAGACCACCGTGGTGGTGGTGTCGGAATTCGGCCGCACGTTTCGCGAGAACGGGTCGCGTGGCACCGACCACGGCCACGGTACGGTCTACTGGGTCGCCGGCGGCGCCGTGCGCGGCGGCCGCATCGCCGGCGAACAGGTGGCCGTTGAGCCGGGCACGCTCAACCAGAATCGCGACTACCCGGTGCTCAATGAGTACCGCGCCATGCTGGGTGGGATATTCCGCCGGCTGTACGGCCTGGACGATGCGCGGTTGGCGCAGGTGTTTCCCGGGGGAGGGACGGCGGATCTTGGGCTGGTTTAG
- a CDS encoding DUF1800 domain-containing protein, translating into MLALVSCAQQPAATSGPLGAADLHWLNTVSFGADQASIARLRELGRKRYLEEQLRMPAADPPAVATAVAALPNLQGTAAERTRAAREERQRIADLSDEMARQQAREALNRQGREAIADTSRRHLLRALYSPAQLREQMTWFWMNHFSVYGAKGQVRWSLPDYEERTIRPRALGRFSDLVLATVTAPAMLEYLDNTQSSVNRVNENYARELMELHTLGVSGGPSGSRYTQQDVQELARVLTGFGINARGEPPRLAPARAGLYRGDGLFEFNPNRHDFGAKTLLGQRIEPAGFDEAARAVAILTREPATARFISAKLAAYFVADNPPASLVDRMAATFRRTDGDIAAVLTTMFLSPELDRVLDAPGRKFRDPMAFVMASMRLAYDGRTVSNLRPVMNWLNQLGEPLYGHVTPDGYPAAESAWASSGQMVKRFEIARAIGSGPAGLFAGDANIPPGPARFPVVAGKAYYDTIEATLGPQTRASLAQAETQAEWNTLLLSSPEWMQR; encoded by the coding sequence ATGCTGGCGCTGGTGTCCTGCGCGCAGCAGCCTGCGGCCACGTCGGGCCCGCTCGGCGCGGCGGACCTCCATTGGCTTAATACCGTGAGCTTTGGTGCCGACCAGGCCAGCATCGCCCGGCTGCGCGAGCTGGGCCGCAAGCGCTACCTCGAAGAGCAACTGCGCATGCCGGCCGCCGACCCGCCCGCGGTGGCCACCGCCGTTGCCGCGCTGCCAAACCTGCAGGGCACCGCTGCCGAGCGTACGCGCGCGGCGCGCGAGGAACGCCAGCGCATCGCCGACCTGTCCGACGAGATGGCCAGGCAGCAGGCCCGCGAAGCGCTCAACCGGCAGGGGCGCGAGGCGATCGCCGACACCAGCCGCCGGCACCTGCTGCGCGCGCTGTATTCGCCGGCCCAGCTGCGCGAACAGATGACCTGGTTCTGGATGAACCACTTCAGCGTCTATGGTGCCAAGGGGCAGGTGCGCTGGTCTTTGCCCGACTATGAAGAACGTACCATCCGGCCGCGCGCGCTTGGCAGGTTCAGCGACCTGGTGCTGGCCACCGTGACCGCGCCGGCCATGCTGGAGTACCTGGACAACACGCAGAGCAGTGTCAACCGCGTCAACGAAAACTACGCACGCGAGCTGATGGAGCTGCATACGCTGGGCGTGTCGGGCGGGCCCAGCGGCTCGCGCTACACCCAGCAGGACGTGCAGGAGCTGGCGCGCGTGCTGACGGGCTTCGGCATCAACGCGCGCGGCGAGCCGCCGCGGCTCGCTCCGGCGCGCGCGGGGCTGTACCGCGGCGACGGGCTGTTCGAATTCAACCCGAACCGGCACGACTTTGGAGCCAAGACGCTGCTCGGCCAGCGCATCGAGCCGGCCGGGTTTGACGAGGCCGCGCGCGCCGTCGCGATCCTGACGCGCGAGCCGGCCACGGCCCGCTTCATCAGCGCGAAGCTTGCCGCCTATTTCGTGGCGGACAACCCGCCGGCCTCGCTGGTCGATCGCATGGCCGCCACCTTCAGGCGTACCGATGGCGACATTGCCGCGGTGCTGACGACGATGTTCCTGTCGCCCGAGCTCGACCGCGTGCTGGACGCGCCAGGCCGCAAGTTCCGGGACCCGATGGCCTTCGTGATGGCGTCGATGCGGCTGGCCTACGACGGCCGCACCGTCAGCAACCTGCGGCCGGTCATGAACTGGCTGAACCAGCTTGGCGAGCCGCTCTACGGGCATGTCACGCCGGACGGCTACCCGGCGGCGGAAAGCGCCTGGGCGAGTTCCGGGCAGATGGTCAAGCGCTTCGAGATCGCGCGCGCCATCGGCTCGGGCCCGGCGGGGCTGTTTGCGGGCGATGCCAATATCCCGCCGGGGCCCGCGCGCTTTCCCGTGGTTGCCGGCAAGGCCTACTACGACACCATCGAGGCGACATTGGGTCCGCAGACGCGCGCGTCGCTTGCGCAGGCGGAAACACAGGCCGAATGGAACACGCTGCTGCTCAGCTCGCCCGAATGGATGCAACGCTGA
- a CDS encoding DMT family transporter, which translates to MSHPQASSGWLPGLAFVLIWSTGFIVGKAIVPLADTSLFLLARFALAALMFCIAALAARAAWPAWREVPRHLLPGALMQGLYLCSAFGAVAHGLPPAVMALLGALQPLLTALLAIPLLHELPSRRTWQGLATGAAGVALVVVPVMQAGAGQSQSVSPWVLLAGALAIVSITMGTLLQKMSIAASDLRTSAAWQNAGAMLVAGVAVWLSPTPHWQPEPVLWMALGWAALGISGAGSWLLLGIVRRGQAASAAALMFLAPPLAAVQAWLLFGDRLGPLQWLGMAVAGAGVWLCQTRERPRHAPAR; encoded by the coding sequence ATGTCTCACCCCCAAGCTTCCAGCGGCTGGCTGCCCGGCCTTGCCTTTGTCCTGATCTGGTCCACCGGCTTTATCGTCGGCAAGGCCATCGTGCCGCTCGCCGACACCAGCCTGTTCCTGCTGGCGCGCTTTGCGCTGGCTGCGCTGATGTTCTGCATCGCCGCGCTGGCAGCGCGCGCCGCCTGGCCGGCGTGGCGCGAGGTGCCGCGCCACCTGCTGCCCGGGGCGCTGATGCAGGGCCTGTACCTGTGTAGCGCCTTCGGCGCGGTGGCGCACGGCCTGCCGCCCGCCGTGATGGCGCTGCTGGGCGCGTTGCAGCCACTGCTGACGGCACTGCTTGCCATTCCCCTGCTGCACGAGCTACCTTCCAGACGCACCTGGCAAGGCCTGGCGACCGGCGCTGCCGGCGTGGCGCTGGTGGTGGTGCCGGTCATGCAGGCCGGCGCCGGCCAGTCCCAGTCCGTATCACCCTGGGTCCTGCTGGCCGGGGCGCTGGCCATTGTCTCGATCACCATGGGAACCCTGCTGCAGAAAATGTCGATTGCCGCCTCGGACCTGCGCACCAGCGCTGCGTGGCAGAACGCCGGCGCCATGCTGGTGGCCGGCGTGGCCGTGTGGCTATCGCCCACGCCGCACTGGCAGCCGGAGCCGGTCCTGTGGATGGCGCTCGGCTGGGCGGCGCTGGGGATATCGGGCGCCGGCAGCTGGCTGCTGCTCGGCATCGTGCGGCGCGGGCAGGCGGCCAGCGCCGCGGCGCTGATGTTCCTGGCACCGCCGCTGGCGGCGGTGCAGGCATGGCTGCTGTTCGGCGACCGCCTGGGTCCGCTGCAGTGGCTGGGCATGGCCGTCGCCGGCGCGGGGGTCTGGCTGTGCCAGACGCGGGAAAGGCCGAGGCATGCCCCAGCCCGCTGA
- a CDS encoding AraC family transcriptional regulator codes for MPQPAEPAHAGPVRTASPLVEPRRYHPWPAGHAHDHHQLLFGLDGATELEIDGHLYRVDRHNGLIVPAGSHHEFLGLAGNLQVVADFPGASVALPARLMERPRAFALDGALGTRVQALATWRPGGARATHRNWTIAATLAGDLADALGTANGQGAASAFPVMAIDAYLRANLSSALHADHLAARFGWSVRRFHTLFAEAFGDTPHRYQTRLRLDRAVQLLACSGLPLAEVALASGYPDQTTFTRSFTRRFGQPPGAWRASAGSFSPPTPGRG; via the coding sequence ATGCCCCAGCCCGCTGAGCCGGCGCACGCTGGCCCCGTCCGCACCGCGAGTCCGCTGGTGGAGCCGCGCCGCTACCACCCGTGGCCCGCGGGGCACGCGCACGACCATCACCAGCTGCTGTTTGGGCTGGATGGCGCCACCGAACTGGAGATCGACGGACATCTGTATCGGGTCGACCGCCACAACGGGCTGATCGTGCCGGCCGGCAGCCATCACGAATTCCTTGGGCTGGCGGGCAACCTGCAGGTGGTCGCGGATTTTCCCGGCGCATCGGTCGCACTGCCGGCGCGGCTGATGGAGCGGCCGCGCGCATTTGCGCTGGACGGCGCGCTTGGCACGCGCGTCCAGGCACTGGCGACCTGGCGCCCGGGTGGTGCCCGGGCAACGCATCGGAACTGGACGATCGCGGCCACGCTGGCCGGCGACCTTGCGGACGCCCTTGGCACGGCGAACGGACAAGGGGCCGCGAGCGCGTTCCCGGTCATGGCTATCGATGCCTACCTGCGTGCCAACCTGTCGTCGGCCTTGCATGCGGACCATCTGGCCGCGCGCTTCGGCTGGAGCGTACGCCGCTTCCACACGCTGTTCGCCGAAGCCTTCGGCGACACGCCCCACCGCTATCAGACGCGCTTGCGGCTGGACCGTGCGGTGCAACTGCTGGCTTGCAGCGGGCTGCCGCTGGCAGAGGTGGCGCTGGCTTCGGGCTATCCCGACCAGACCACCTTCACGCGCAGCTTCACGCGCCGCTTCGGCCAGCCGCCGGGGGCATGGCGCGCATCGGCGGGCAGCTTCAGTCCTCCGACGCCAGGGCGCGGTTGA